Proteins from a single region of Trichoderma asperellum chromosome 3, complete sequence:
- a CDS encoding uncharacterized protein (EggNog:ENOG41) — MTMATTFQSFSRLPFEIRSQIWALAAYPRLVHIRTEPKPGRFEGHRFAGSDRYFASMIPQAELMHVCRESRQLAPYQKAFFTTLPGDSETRYIWVNFNEDMICLEHHHLSALNPHAADIQRLRFTVPTGREFEHWGEPFTRFTSSWFTEFTALRELHLAISYYMNFWGATSGSYGICPIANVRFVDIHTGLMLTKAQIDLAEEWLSQKGWLVQNMDDIDEELWSVSGFPFIELCSDVE; from the coding sequence ATGACAATGGCCACCACGTTTCAGTCCTTCTCACGCCTCCCCTTTGAAATTCGCAGCCAAATCTGGGCCTTGGCAGCGTACCCACGTCTCGTCCACATCCGCACAGAGCCCAAGCCAGGCCGATTTGAGGGCCACCGTTTTGCAGGCTCGGACCGTTATTTTGCCTCTATGATTCCACAAGCGGAACTCATGCATGTCTGCCGGGAGTCTCGTCAACTCGCTCCATATCAGAAAGCATTCTTCACTACCTTACCTGGCGACTCCGAGACTCGGTATATTTGGGTGAATTTTAACGAGGACATGATCTGCCTCGAACACCACCATCTGTCCGCCCTTAACCCGCATGCGGCCGATATTCAGCGGCTTAGGTTCACCGTACCAACGGGGAGAGAATTTGAACACTGGGGCGAACCATTTACTAGATTTACGAGCTCATGGTTCACGGAGTTTACCGCTCTGCGGGAATTGCACTTGGCCATATCGTATTACATGAATTTCTGGGGGGCAACCTCTGGCTCGTATGGCATTTGTCCTATCGCTAATGTTAGGTTTGTTGACATTCATACGGGGCTTATGTTGACTAAAGCTCAGATTGATTTAGCAGAGGAATGGTTAAGCCAGAAGGGGTGGCTAGTACAGAATATGGATGACATTGACGAAGAGTTGTGGTCCGTTAGTGGATTTCCTTTTATTGAGCTTTGCTCAGATGTAGAATAA
- a CDS encoding uncharacterized protein (EggNog:ENOG41), with amino-acid sequence MTMATTFQSFSRLPFEIRSQIWALAAYPRLVHIRTEPKPGRFEGHRFAGSDRYFASMIPQAELMHVCRESRQLAPYQKAFFTTLPGDSETRYIWVNFNEDMICLEHHHLSALNPHAADIQRLRFTVPTGREFEHWGEPFTRFTSSWFTEFTALRELHLAISYYMNFWGATSGSYGICPIANVSRGMVKPEGVASTEYG; translated from the exons ATGACAATGGCCACCACGTTTCAGTCCTTCTCACGCCTCCCCTTTGAAATTCGCAGCCAAATCTGGGCCTTGGCAGCGTACCCACGTCTCGTCCACATCCGCACAGAGCCCAAGCCAGGCCGATTTGAGGGCCACCGTTTTGCAGGCTCGGACCGTTATTTTGCCTCTATGATTCCACAAGCGGAACTCATGCATGTCTGCCGGGAGTCTCGTCAACTCGCTCCATATCAGAAAGCATTCTTCACTACCTTACCTGGCGACTCCGAGACTCGGTATATTTGGGTGAATTTTAACGAGGACATGATCTGCCTCGAACACCACCATCTGTCCGCCCTTAACCCGCATGCGGCCGATATTCAGCGGCTTAGGTTCACCGTACCAACGGGGAGAGAATTTGAACACTGGGGCGAACCATTTACTAGATTTACGAGCTCATGGTTCACGGAGTTTACCGCTCTGCGGGAATTGCACTTGGCCATATCGTATTACATGAATTTCTGGGGGGCAACCTCTGGCTCGTATGGCATTTGTCCTATCGCTAATGTTAG CAGAGGAATGGTTAAGCCAGAAGGGGTGGCTAGTACAGAATATGGATGA
- a CDS encoding uncharacterized protein (CAZy:GT39~TransMembrane:9 (i49-71o144-162i194-214o226-259i280-305o600-621i642-662o668-685i697-721o)): MAAEKAALASGADLGDGLRKRQVASQAAPSSNAAQPDDKKKLANKEKSFFQVFADLESIFAPLIFTAVAIFTRLYKIGISDIVTWDEAHFGKFGSYYIKHEYYFDVHPPLGKMLVGLSGVLAGYNGSFEFKSGEKYPEDVNYTFMRAFNAAFGIACIPMAYFTAKELKLTRPAVWLVTLMVLCENSYTTISRFILLDSMLLCGTFATTLCWAKFHNQRHNSFEPEWFFWLFMTGVSIGCVCSVKLVGLFVTALVGLYTIEDLWRKYGDRKMPIPVLAAHFSARVVGLIVVPFLIYMLSFALHFAILDSTGPGDAQMSSLFQANLKGTEVGKNSPLEIAIGSRATIKNMGYGGGLLHSHVQTYPEGSGQQQVTCYHHKDANNDWFFYPNRYEPDYDPEGDLRFIGDGSVIRLIHAQTGRNLHSHDIDAPVTKSHREVSSYGNLTVGDEKDHWQIEVVRDAASRDRSKIRTLTTAFRLKHTSLGCYLRAGNVNLPQWGFKQIEVTCDKQNNPRDTYTHWNVEAHWNEKLPESDPNVYKSPFIHDFIHLNVAMMTSNNALVPDPDKQDDLASQWWQWPILNVGLRMCGWDDNIVKYFLLGNPFIYWGSTVSLGLVGLVVVWYIVRWQRGYRELDNKEIEQIHYAGIYPIIGWFLHYLPFVIMARVTYVHHYYPALYFAILSLGFFVDWTMRNRAAIVQGVIYGVLYSVIIGLYILFMPICWGMTGNNQQYSYLKWFDNWRISD; encoded by the exons ATGGCTGCCGAAAAGGCCGCTCTCGCCTCTGGCGCTGACCTGGGCGATGGCTTGAGGAAGCGACAGGTTGCCTCGCAAGCCGCGCCCTCGTCCAATGCAGCCCAGCCAGATGATAAGAAGAAGCTTGCGAATAAG GAGAAATCCTTCTTCCAAGTGTTTGCAGATTTGGAGTCCATCTTTGCCCCGCTGATCTTCACGGCCGTTGCCATCTTCACTCGATTGTATAAAATTGGCATTAGCGATATCGTGACTTGGGATGAGGCTCA CTTTGGCAAGTTTGGCAGCTACTACATCAAGCATGAATACTACTTCGACGTCCACCCTCCCCTCGGAAAGATGCTGGTAGGTCTCTCTGGAGTCCTTGCCGGCTACAACGGATCTTTCGAATTCAAGTCTGGCGAGAAATACCCCGAAGATGTCAACTACACCTTTATGCGCGCCTTTAATGCCGCCTTTGGCATTGCCTGCATCCCCATGGCCTACTTTACCGCCaaggagctgaagctgaccCGACCTGCTGTCTGGCTCGTTACTCTGATGGTTCTCTGCGAGAACTCTTACACCACCATCAGCCGCTTTATTCTCCTCGATTCCATGTTGCTCTGCGGAACCTTTGCTACCACTCTTTGCTGGGCCAAATTCCACAATCAGCGACACAACAGCTTCGAGCCCGAATGGTTCTTCTGGCTCTTCATGACTGGTGTGAGCATTGGATGTGTTTGCAGTGTTAAGCTCGTGGGTCTCTTTGTCACTGCTTTGGTTGGTCTTTACACAATTGAGGATCTCTGGAGAAAGTATGGTGACAGGAAGATGCCTATT CCTGTTCTCGCCGCTCACTTTTCCGCTCGCGTCGTGGGGCTCATTGTCGTTCCTTTCCTCATCTATATGCTCTCGTTTGCTCTGCATTTCGCTATCCTCGACTCCACCGGTCCCGGCGATGCCCAGATGAGCTCCCTCTTCCAAGCCAACTTGAAGGGAACCGAGGTCGGCAAGAACAGCCCCCTTGAGATTGCCATTGGATCTCGCGCCACCATCAAGAACATGGGCTATGGCGGAGGTCTCCTTCACTCTCACGTTCAGACCTATCCCGAGGGCTCTGGACAGCAACAAGTCACCTGCTACCACCACAAGGATGCTAACAACGATTGGTTCTTTTACCCCAACCGCTACGAGCCGGATTACGATCCCGAAGGTGATCTCCGATTCATCGGTGACGGATCAGTCATCCGCCTTATCCACGCCCAGACTGGCCGCAACTTGCACTCTCACGATATTGACGCCCCCGTTACCAAGTCCCACCGCGAAGTTTCCAGCTACGGTAACCTCACTGTTGGAGATGAGAAGGATCACTGGCAAATTGAGGTTGTCCGGGATGCGGCATCTCGTGATCGCAGCAAGATCCGCACTCTTACTACGGCCTTCCGTCTTAAGCACACCTCTTTGGGCTGTTATCTACGAGCTGGCAACGTCAACCTTCCTCAATGGGGCTTTAAGCAGATTGAAGTGACCTGCGACAAGCAGAACAACCCTCGTGACACTTATACTCACTGGAACGTCGAGGCCCACTGGAACGAGAAGC TCCCTGAGAGTGATCCCAATGTTTACAAGTCGCCCTTCATTCACGATTTCATTCATCTCAACGTAGCAATGATGACATCCAACAACGCCCTTGTGCCGGATCCCGATAAGCAGGACGATTTGGCTTCTCAGTGGTGGCAATGGCCCATCCTTAACGTGGGACTTCGTATGTGCGGCTGGGATGACAACATTGTCAAGTACTTCCTCCTTGGTAACCCGTTCATCTACTGGGGCAGCACGGTATCTCTCGGCCTCGTCGGCCTCGTCGTGGTCTGGTACATTGTGCGATGGCAGCGTGGATACAGGGAGCTGGACAACAAAGAGATTGAACAGATCCACTATGCCGGTATCTACCCAATTATCGGCTGGTTCTTGCACTATCTTCCTTTTGTCATCATGGCGCGTGTCACCTACGTGCACCACTACTACCCTGCCCTGTATTTCGCCATCCTATCTCTGGGCTTCTTTGTCGATTGGACCATGAGAAACCGCGCTGCCATCGTGCAGGGCGTCATTTATGGCGTCCTGTACAGCGTCATTATCGGACTTTACATCCTGTTCATGCCCATCTGCTGGGGTATGACTGGAAACAACCAGCAGTATTCGTACCTGAAGTGGTTTGACAACTGGCGCATCAGCGACTAA
- a CDS encoding uncharacterized protein (EggNog:ENOG41~TransMembrane:8 (i304-325o345-367i374-394o414-431i456-475o495-514i665-685o705-738i)) encodes MFSEYASRFLAQSQSRLSNFGQPDNDNTSRQNDWSSRPSRPYRDAGRGNGGQRSFLSRGNPYQNGGGGAAGGSGGSRFGQLAFGSRITAAQDAPLFHSTLDEFREEDDEEERDREAADLFALQRSRRVAAASKLADSVESDANSRGSLEDSSSQFDHPYRAQGFGRGIKSSWNGTRSSHQASVAKDTPLEEEEAEEVDHDNEDIRYGGSDHGGDHRGNMVDVGLGSQEDPDEDPPDSLLGETVDGSPPAFQRFKDHSGRTPLIARSARSDTDMASTRHTEPPEVDPALAGNMFIEGEIFRQDPFFAWIFLICLAGMMSTFVLVWLNTSPRSSPVGDTIYTTLQKSFNMLAVDTVVAVMVSFVWLAALRSFVRPLVSVILIAVPAIMFSFAIFSFASSFKGRTQRTSFQDSVMRWTAAVPAASCILWLWLVVKSRRAIQQAIEILQFSSKILAQNPGLLLVGFGCLALIVVWTWVWLAMFTRVFMGGYFSKSLAQFVIRLSSWWLGAGFVFMYMWTLSVINAIHRATTAATVSQWYFHRNAGPSTPSKEIVLAALSHGTTTIFGSICESTLLSLLIRAPLIFLPRRIGAIITNVASFWIPTPIVALTNPLTITFAAIHSQGLATSARGLDQMEFVSAAIPTTTLTPRALRLRGQGNGLLPYRLAKLLLVATRLIMATGLGFAGWVITAKQLRIQLPDGVGVRGSAYAYVVGMMASFIGYSVMGAMEGILSGIVDAVLICYGSERRMERGHGRFCLEAAYLFGERRGSGEDLGYA; translated from the exons ATGTTTTCCGAGT ACGCCTCAAGATTTCTCGCGCAGTCGCAGTCGAGGCTATCGAACTTTGGCCAGCCAGACAACGATAACACATCCCGGCAAAACGACTGGTCATCACGTCCATCTCGACCCTACCGAGACGCCGGGCGCGGAAATGGGGGCCAGCGGTCCTTTCTTTCTAGGGGCAACCCATATCAGAAcggtggcggaggagcagctggcggcagcggcggttCACGTTTCGGCCAGCTCGCATTCGGCTCGCGCATAACGGCTGCGCAGGATGCACCTCTGTTCCACAGCACACTGGACGAGTTTCgggaggaggatgacgaggaggagcgcGATAGGGAAGCCGCCGACCTCTTTGCGCTGCAGAGATCTCGGCGGGTGGCTGCTGCCAGCAAACTGGCTGATAGTGTTGAATCAGATGCCAACAGTCGAGGCTCGCTCGAAGATAGCTCAAGTCAGTTCGATCACCCGTATCGAGCCCAAGGCTTTGGTCGAGGCATCAAGAGCAGTTGGAATGGAACCAGGAGCTCACACCAAGCCTCCGTTGCAAAGGATACACCGttagaagaggaggaagcagaagaagttGATCACGACAACGAGGATATCAGATATGGCGGAAGCGATCACGGCGGCGATCACAGGGGGAACATGGTTGATGTCGGTCTTGGGTCGCAGGAGGATCCTGACGAGGATCCGCCGGATTCGTTGTTAGGAGAGACGGTCGATGGCAGCCCCCCAGCTTTCCAGCGGTTCAAAGATCATTCCGGACGAACGCCCCTAATAGCGAGGTCCGCAAGAAGTGACACCGACATGGCCAGCACGCGACACACGGAGCCACCAGAAGTTGACCCAGCTTTAGCGGGAAACATGTTCATCGAAGGAGAAATATTTCGACAAGATCCCTTCTTTGCATGGATTTTCTTAATCTGTCTCGCTGGCATGATGTCAACTTTTGTCCTAGTATGGCTAAATACCTCCCCCAGGAGTAGTCCTGTTGGAGATACCATCTATACAACGCTACAAAAATCCTTCAACATGCTCGCCGTCGATACCGTGGTGGCAGTAATGGTGTCGTTTGTATGGTTGGCAGCCCTGCGGTCCTTTGTTCGGCCGCTGGTTTCCGTTATTCTAATCGCTGTGCCGGCCATCATGTTTTCCTTTGCCATCTTTTCGTTTGCATCATCCTTCAAGGGACGGACACAAAGGACTAGCTTTCAGGACAGCGTTATGAGATGGACAGCCGCCGTCCCTGCAGCTTCGTGCATAttgtggctgtggcttgtCGTTAAGAGCCGAAGAGCGATTCAGCAAGCCATTGAGATTCTTCAATTCTCCTCCAAGATTCTGGCTCAAAACCCAGGTCTCTTGCTGGTGGGCTTTGGCTGTCTGGCATTGATTGTTGTGTGGACTTGGGTATGGCTGGCCATGTTTACCCGGGTATTCATGGGCGGGTATTTCTCCAAGTCTCTGGCTCAGTTTGTGATCCGCTTATCCAGTTGGTGGCTCGGTGCAGGCTTTGTCTTTATGTATATGTGGACGCTCTCCGTCATCAACGCGATACATCGAGCGACCACTGCTGCGACTGTTTCTCAGTGGTACTTCCACCGCAACGCGGGACCTTCTACGCCTTCAAAGGAGATTGTGCTGGCAGCCCTGAGTCACGGTACGACGACAATCTTTGGTAGCATTTGTGAATCGACGCTGCTATCTCTCCTCATCCGGGCACCGTTAATTTTCCTACCAAGGCGGATAGGCGCAATAATTACAAACGTTGCCTCATTCTGGATTCCTACGCCGATAGTGGCTCTCACAAACCCTCTCACAATTACTTTTGCGGCTATACACTCTCAAGGCCTGGCCACGTCTGCTCGGGGTCTTGATCAGATGGAGTTTGTTTCGGCTGCAATCCCTACTACTACGTTAACACCAAGGGCTCTGCGCCTACGTGGCCAAGGGAACGGCTTATTGCCGTACCGGCTGGCCAAGTTGCTCTTGGTCGCAACACGACTGATTATGGCGACGGGCCTTGGTTTCGCGGGCTGGGTAATTACCGCCAAACAGTTGCGAATTCAGCTTCCAGATGGTGTAGGTGTGCGAGGATCAGCATATGCATACGTGGTCGGCATGATGGCTAGTTTCATTGGGTATTCGGTTATGGGCGCAATGGAAGGCATTCTCAGCGGAATCGTCGACGCAGTTTTGATTTGCTACGGTAGCGAGCGACGAATGGAAAGGGGCCATGGGCGATTCTGTCTTGAAGCAGCGTATCTATTTGGTGAGCGTCGAGGAAGCGGCGAGGACCTTGGATATGCGTAA
- a CDS encoding uncharacterized protein (EggNog:ENOG41) codes for MGPPVVEVVDLTETPPPSPPSLEHIANGSRNGTSQPLLEAQRQQHGRVAAQDEGPPFKKRRVDLSWPEKQSIACQQVSPYVSRGLADLSSSEYIIDEIAIRAVSIFAKDPVFISRLDENDYTLPANDEWTAIRVNMIVTELSRRPEYQVTPAKEPAAAECQFLSVEDPPQTQGEDAPEVHMADVKQLETPRTDIIENITPAIHWSRWKPLPKCGPSSNAWFALEQRPYQSASDRDLIAKGAGSLYRDLRREMNGPMVYHVDFSSDEVRQIMACISTYLPPDTPASSENLAQLCLQFNVPSIVGTTLPYRTAEDIRNYCSDILAGKATPPDRAQILTIDPNSQNSRHQQESRRASRLSTLLLAREIEGNRGFGSMRQYENFQNEFRKVFEDSLTLVAEYTNCAGDIATTTWIPDGNVLCGTTVHSDSHNQQYNKPGNLLLCSTKLGQLKAFPDHRIPRPLVDKGENSTVAMRQSQDPWLYSSVVCSDYDNVLGLAYTSSFDKTVKVWKVDETGSNMTALATWHFEGNVNFVAAAKDGSGRVATAADTPTEAVRVYTVNMNDIANSSYVSFSCTRTDADDSDKWAYYPATMQWGRCSRSKHLLAVGYSPRSFSGEDLDIPEDKRNSGEITLWDAAASQRVTVLTATTANFFEVVWHPTLPRFIAATSPSQLKVAPGVRTQIHLFRKQDAAYAEYHNLDCFAADINELTFMPNSSRHAYVTAACTDGKVYVWDTAQGDKPVHILQHGRPLDEYYEDREKEDTGVKFTAWGNNLDRFYTGGSDGTVRVWNVRNKRKPYLRTLLEAPGPISCGSFSPDLRKLVVGDATGRVFLFSIDKEDEPESHFITIPGVDRQLRRPTPFIPHPEPEPPARNPGGPEDVYDDDEDVHIADLVKRTYLDTNQIVINPNPTIGAVQGPEYASTGLFRREAHLNEDPAGHLLSYFERNQRQSIEASRGGFARSVRRLRSPGEVDPLMQILHYTNKARELDIEAILADDLADLLASKAELSMSEVDCGFVYEELPDEEGEEEEEMGDEMNDDSNAMQWAASG; via the exons ATGGG GCCCCCGGTCGTTGAGGTTGTCGACTTGACTGAAACGCCGccaccatcgccgccatctttGGAACACATCGCAAACGGAAGTCGAAATGGCACTAGCCAGCCTTTGCTTGAAGCACAGCGCCAACAACATGGCCGAGTTGCTGCCCAGGATGAAGGACCGCCGTTCAAAAAGAGACGCGTAGACCTTTCCTGGCCTGAGAAGCAATCAATTGCCTGCCAGCAGGTCTCGCCATACGTCAGCCGTGGCTTGGCGGACCTATCATCCTCCGAGTATATAATAGATGAGATCGCGATAAGG GCCGTTTCTATATTTGCCAAGGATCCGGTGTTTATTTCCCGATTGGACGAAAACGACTATACGCTGCCTGCCAACGATGAGTGGACTGCTATCAGGGTTAACATGATTGTTACCGAGCTATCCCGGAGACCT GAATATCAAGTTACTCCAGCCAAAgagccagcagccgccgaaTGCCAGTTTCTCTCAGTGGAGGATCCACCGCAAACGCAGGGCGAGGATGCGCCAGAGGTGCACATGGCAGATGTCAAACAGCTGGAGACCCCGAGAACCGACATAATCGAAAACATTACACCTGCAATACACTGGAGCCGCTGGAAGCCGCTTCCCAAATGCGGCCCATCATCAAACGCCTGGTTTGCTCTTGAACAACGACCTTACCAATCAGCATCGGATCGCGACCTAATTGCGAAAGGCGCCGGCAGCCTATATCGTGACCTACGACGAGAGATGAATGGTCCAATGGTCTACCATGTGGACTTTAGCTCTGATGAGGTTCGGCAAATCATGGCGTGTATTTCAACATATCTTCCTCCAGATACCCCTGCTAGTTCTGAAAATTTGGCGCAGCTATGTCTTCAGTTTAACGTTCCTTCAATCGTTGGCACTACGTTGCCTTATCGAACGGCTGAGGATATACGGAATTATTGCTCGGATATACTTGCGGGCAAGGCGACACCACCTGATCGAGCCCAAATTCTGACAATAGATCCAAACTCCCAGAACTCTCGACATCAACAGGAGAGTAGGCGTGCTAGTCGACTATCAACCTTGCTTCTGGCTCGTGAAATAGAAGGAAATCGAGGGTTTGGATCGATGCGCCAATATGAAAACTTTCAAAACGAGTTTAGAAAGGTCTTTGAGGATAGCCTAACCTTGGTCGCAGAGTACACAAACTGCGCCGGAGATATTGCGACGACCACCTGGATTCCGGACGGCAACGTTTTATGTGGCACAACGGTGCACTCCGACAGCCATAATCAGCAATATAACAAGCCTGGAAACTTGCTCCTTTGTTCGACCAAATTGGGTCAGCTGAAAGCGTTTCCCGATCACCGAATTCCGCGACCGCTGGTTGACAAGGGTGAAAATTCCACTGTGGCCatgcgccaaagccaagatcCGTGGCTCTACTCATCAGTTGTGTGCTCAGATTACGACAACGTTCTCGGCTTGGCATACACTTCTAGTTTTGACAAAACAGTCAAAGTTTGGAAGGTTGACGAGACTGGTAGCAACATGACAGCGTTGGCCACATGGCATTTTGAGGGCAACGTCAACTTTGTTGCCGCGGCCAAGGATGGCTCTGGACGGGTTGCTACTGCGGCCGACACCCCAACCGAGGCTGTTCGAGTATATACTGTCAATATGAACGACATTGCTAATAGCTCCTACGTCTCCTTTTCTTGCACGCGTACCGATGCCGACGACTCTGACAAGTGGGCATATTATCCTGCAACTATGCAATGGGGCCGCTGCTCGAGGAGCAAGCATCTGCTGGCTGTAGGATACTCTCCTCGCAGCTTTTCTGGAGAAGACCTTGATATCCCAGAAGATAAGCGGAACTCGGGAGAGATCACTCTATGGGACGCAGCTGCGAGCCAGCGAGTCACTGTCTTGACGGCGACAACGGCCAACTTTTTCGAGGTGGTTTGGCATCCTACATTGCCGAGATTCATCGCAGCAACTTCGCCCTCACAGTTGAAAGTGGCGCCTGGCGTGCGGACACAGATTCATCTGTTTAGAAAACAGGATGCCGCCTATGCTGAATATCACAACCTTGACTGCTTTGCGGCAGATATTAACGAACTGACATTTATGCCAAACTCGTCGAGGCATGCATATGTTACTGCAGCGTGCACAGATGGTAAAGTGTACGTGTGGGACACAGCTCAAGGGGACAAACCTGTGCACATATTACAGCACGGCCGTCCCTTGGATGAGTATTACGAAGACcgagagaaggaagatacCGGAGTTAAATTTACAGCTTGGGGAAATAATTTGGATCGATTCTACACAGGCGGCAGCGATGGTACCGTCAGGGTGTGGAATGTGCGTAACAAACGCAAGCCATACTTGCGAACCCTTTTAGAAGCCCCTGGTCCTATTTCTTGtggctctttctctcccgaCTTGCGGAAATTAGTCGTTGGAGATGCTACGGGCCGggtgtttttgttttctataGACAAGGAAGACGAGCCAGAATCACATTTCATTACGATCCCGGGTGTAGATCGCCAGCTTCGACGCCCTACACCATTTATACCCCACCCCGAGCCAGAACCTCCAGCCCGGAACCCAGGAGGACCGGAAGATGTgtatgatgacgacgaagacgtgCATATCGCTGATTTGGTGAAGCGTACCTACCTAGACACAAATCAGATTGTGATCAACCCTAATCCTACCATTGGCGCCGTACAAGGGCCAGAATATGCCTCAACGGGACTCTTCCGCCGAGAGGCACACTTGAATGAAGATCCAGCAGGCCATTTACTCAGTTATTTTGAAAGAAATCAAAGGCAGAGCATCGAAGCAAGCCGCGGCGGGTTTGCCCGCTCAGTACGCAGACTTCGAAGCCCGGGAGAAGTAGATCCCCTAATGCAAATTCTACACTATACAAATAAGGCGCGGGAACTGGATATAGAAGCCATTTTGGCAGACGACCTCGCGGATTTACTAGCAAGCAAGGCGGAGTTATCGATGAGCGAAGTGGATTGCGGGTTTGTATATGAGGAATTgccagatgaagaaggagaagaagaagaagaaatggggGATGAGATGAATGATGACtccaatgcaatgcaatgggCTGCGAGCGGATAG